Within Salarias fasciatus chromosome 15, fSalaFa1.1, whole genome shotgun sequence, the genomic segment tcctgtcctgcttcTCTGGACCTTTATTGAAACTCTCGTGTTTTTCTGGATCTTTCCTGTAACTTTCCTCTGAATAAAGCCATGAATAAAGACAAGTTCCACTTTTTCAAAATGCCTTTaatttttcatcacaaaaacattaaatctgCAACAACCAAAGAAAtctcaggaaccaggaagtagagacGGGCtacaagaaccaggaagtagagatGGGCtagaggaaccaggaagtagacaGTCTAGCCCCGCCTACCTTCCTTCTGTTTTCGGACATTGCTTCTCCAGAGCTGCTGGTTTGATCTggatctgctcctcctccagcggtcggagcagccgtgtgtgtgtgtgtgtgtgtgtgtgtgtgcgtgtgtgtgtgtgtgtgttctcgtatttctatccttgttggggccaaatgtccccacaaggatagcaaaacgtggaacgacgtgccttgtggggacctttttccggtcctaagtaggagaaacagtgttttcttgaccatgttgttgttactgaaaaaagtaaaaggtcaaaaacatttctttagggttaggctttgttgtggtgtgggttagggttagggtaagggtcagggttaggggctagacatgaatgggagtcaatggaaggtccccacaaggatagaaatacgagactgtgtgtgtgtgtgtgtgtgtgtgtgcgcctcgGACTGGGACCAGGTGTGTGAAGTGGCGTCAGCAGCCCgtcccagcatgctttgctgCGGCTCCGGGGTCACGTGACCCGGCCGGTAATCCGCCTGAGCGTCTGGGATTAATGGCGTCTGGAGACGCCCGCGGCGCCCGGTAGATGCTGCCGGCCGCCGGCGCCTCCCGgaggcgacctctgaccccctgcCCCCTGGCCGGGGGGGCCTCCGCCCGgaggcgacctctgaccccctgcCCCCTGGCCGCCGGCGCCCTGTGCTGGGTGCTGcctcaggaggaggacggggaggcgctgcaggaggaggaggaggaggagcagcgcctCCTGGAGGACGCCTCCTGCTGCCCGAGCTGCCTGCTGGTAACCATGGCGATGACGCTGTAGCCTTTTGTACAgtcagaccagcaggaggcgttCACTGTCCTCTAACccggtgttgttgtgttgttgtgaggcgttcactgtcctctgatccagtgttgttgtgttgttgtgttgtcgtgAGGCGTTCACTGTCCTCTGATCCAGTGTTGTTGTGAGGCGTTCACTGTCCTCTGATCCTGtgttattgtgttgttgtgttgtcgtgaggcgttcactgtcctctgatccagtgttgttgtgttgttgtgaggcgttcactgtcctctgatccagtgttgttgtgttgtcgtgAGGCGTTCACTGTCCTCTAACccggtgttgttgtgttgttgtgaggcgttcactgtcctctgatccagtgttgttgtgttgttgtgaggcgttcactgtcctctgatccagtgttgttgtgttgttgtgaggcgttcactgtcctctgatccagtgttgttgtgttgtcgtgaggcgttcactgtcctctgatccagtgttgttgtgttgttgtgaggcgttcactgtcctctgatccagtgttgttgtgttgttgtgaggCGTTCACTGTCCTCTAACccggtgttgttgtgttgtcgtgAGGCGTTCACTGTCCTCTAACccggtgttgttgtgttgtcgtgAGGCGTTCACTGTCCTCTAACccggtgttgttgtgttgttgtgaggCGTTCACTGTCCTCTGACCCAGCTCTTTCCTACAGAACGTGGACGGTGGATCTTCTCTCTACCAAACCTTCCCAGAATGCCGAGTGCCGAACATCGAGGTCCCCCAAAACCCCTATGCCCgggaggcggggcttcagaCCCGGTCCAGCTgggaggcggggcttcagcCAGCAAGCCCCTCCCACCTGAGCGTCTGTCAGCGTCTCCGCAAAGTCATTGAGGAGCTGGTCGACACCGAGAGGTCCTAcgtcaaggtgtgtgtgtgcgatggttgtgtgtttgtgtgacgctgtgtgtttgtgtaaaattgtgtgttgtgtgtcctccaggacctgctgcgtctcctccgtctctacatgtctccgctgcagcagcaggagtttctcacagaggaggaggtgaagaaacGGCGAGGAGGCGTCAGACTGCAGGGCTGTgactgactggtgtgtgtgtgtgtgtgtgtgtgtgtgtgtgtgtgtgccagatgGAGGCGCTGTTCGGCCTGCTGCCCCAGATGTTGGACTTTCAGCAGGTCTTCCTGTGGACTCTGGAGCAGACGGTGGCTTCCTGCCCCGGCTTCAGCAGCTGGAGCCGGCCAGAGCAGTtccaggtaacacacacacacacacacacgcacacgcgtgACGAtgccgacctctgacctggtcCCAGACGCTGCTGGTCTCGCTGGGCTCCTCCTTCCTGCGCCACGCCGAAGGCTTCAAGCTGTACGGCGGGTTCTGCTCGTCTCACAGCAGGGTGCAGAAGGTTCTGGAGCGAGGTGAggctccccgccgccgccgccgccaccgccgccaccgccgccccgTCAAACATCTCTGTCCCCATGTCCCCGTGTCCCGCAGCCAGGACGGACGGCGCCTTCAAGCGCTTCCTGGACGGCAGGAATCCCACCAATCAGCACTCGAGCTCGCTGGAGTCGTACCTGATCAAACCGGTCCAGAGAGTCCTGAAGTACCCCCTGCTGCTCCGGGAGCTGCTGGTCCTCACAGAGCCGGCAAGcccccagcacacacacctggctggtaacccacacacacacacacacacacacacacacacacacctggccaGTAACACACACATTCGATAGGTAACACATACCTTTAACacgggtgtgtttgtgtctgtgtgtatgtgtgtgtgcgtgcgtgcatgtgtgtgtgtgtgtgtgtgtgtgtgtgtgtgtgtgtgtgtgtgtgtgtgtgtgtgtgcgtgcgtgtgtgtgtcctcagaggCCCTGGCCTCCATGCTGAGGGTCGTCAGTCACATCAACGAGACCCAGCAGATCTACGAGGAGTACGGAGCGCTGTTCCATCAGCTGACTGCGGAGCcgggggggcgtggccagcAGGTACACACCAACGACACACACTGTGGACACACAACAAGGACACACACTGTGGACACACACCTTGTAgtgtcgccccctgcaggtgggGGACGTCTCCATGGTGGACTTCCTGCTCCAGTCCTCAGCGGTGTGGCTGAACCCGCTGCCGGGTCTGAGGAAGGATCCGGAGCTGACgctgctcggtgtgtgtgtgtgtgtgtgtgtgtgtgtgtgtgtgtgtgtgtgtgtgtgtgcgtgtgttgacGCCGTCCTGTGTGTCCTCAGTCTTCAGGCGGGCCGTAGTCCTGGTCTATCGAGACGTCGGCAggctgaggaagaggatggtGAGTCTTCCTCACAGCCTgtagaaccaggaagaaccaggacctgatCCTCGATGT encodes:
- the LOC115402245 gene encoding T-lymphoma invasion and metastasis-inducing protein 2-like, which produces MLPAAGASRRRPLTPCPLAGGASARRRPLTPCPLAAGALCWNVDGGSSLYQTFPECRVPNIEVPQNPYAREAGLQTRSSWEAGLQPASPSHLSVCQRLRKVIEELVDTERSYVKDLLRLLRLYMSPLQQQEFLTEEEMEALFGLLPQMLDFQQVFLWTLEQTVASCPGFSSWSRPEQFQTLLVSLGSSFLRHAEGFKLYGGFCSSHSRVQKVLERARTDGAFKRFLDGRNPTNQHSSSLESYLIKPVQRVLKYPLLLRELLVLTEPASPQHTHLAEALASMLRVVSHINETQQIYEEYGALFHQLTAEPGGRGQQVGDVSMVDFLLQSSAVWLNPLPGLRKDPELTLLVFRRAVVLVYRDNQDLILDVPQTGSPSADPDPFRFRWFIPGSALRVRPASIAGSGDPCVWELIHSRSEAEGRPETVFQLCSSGLETKASVLRALRSLLRERAHHPSLRTIARPSGFFGAALLHFGDPGAHGAPGTCRIFRLVFCWPPPLDASAPSSPPLPPLSVHAPGRIPLHIRGFLQPSHPLIYSRCNRTEIIACVHVDT